From a single Nitrogeniibacter mangrovi genomic region:
- the epsE gene encoding polysaccharide export protein EpsE, producing the protein MIHRLTRPLVVFAVALLVLAQGAFAQAPVSEYVLGSGDIIRITVFQNPDLTTETRVSEAGAITFPLVGTVKVGSLTIPAAEQAIADQLRSGGFVLKPQVNILPLQIRSNQVAVLGQVNRPGRYPLETLDTRLSDMLATAGGISPNGADEVVLVGARHGEPLRVTVDIPEVFAKGDFSKDLLLQGGDRIYVQRAPKFYIYGQVNRPGAFRLEPGMTVMQGLATGGGITPRGTEKGLQIHRRGADGKIEVVEPKLTSALKNNDVIYVRESLF; encoded by the coding sequence ATGATCCACCGACTCACCCGTCCGCTCGTCGTGTTCGCCGTTGCGCTGCTTGTCCTCGCGCAGGGGGCGTTTGCCCAGGCGCCGGTGTCCGAATATGTGCTCGGCTCCGGCGACATCATCCGTATCACCGTGTTCCAGAATCCGGACCTGACGACGGAGACGCGTGTGTCCGAAGCCGGCGCCATCACCTTTCCTCTGGTCGGTACGGTCAAGGTCGGGAGCCTGACCATCCCGGCTGCAGAGCAGGCCATTGCCGATCAGCTGCGCAGCGGCGGATTCGTCCTGAAACCGCAGGTCAACATCCTGCCCTTGCAGATCCGCAGCAATCAGGTGGCGGTGCTGGGGCAGGTGAATCGTCCCGGCCGCTACCCGCTCGAGACGCTCGATACCCGCCTCTCCGACATGCTCGCCACCGCTGGTGGCATCTCCCCCAACGGGGCGGACGAGGTTGTGCTCGTGGGGGCGCGCCACGGCGAGCCGCTGCGCGTGACCGTCGATATTCCCGAAGTGTTCGCCAAGGGCGACTTCAGCAAGGATCTACTGCTGCAAGGCGGTGACCGCATCTACGTGCAGCGCGCACCGAAGTTCTACATCTATGGACAGGTCAACCGGCCCGGCGCCTTCCGCCTGGAGCCGGGCATGACGGTCATGCAGGGCCTGGCCACCGGGGGCGGCATCACCCCCCGCGGCACTGAAAAGGGCCTGCAGATCCATCGCCGTGGCGCCGACGGCAAGATTGAGGTCGTCGAACCCAAGCTGACGAGCGCGCTCAAGAACAACGACGTGATCTACGTACGGGAGAGCCTCTTCTGA
- a CDS encoding glycosyltransferase family 4 protein: protein MKSTGIRVANINQIHFLRGGVDRYFFALSDLLTHRGHEVAPFCAAHPQNEPSDWSDYFPAAVDFNRPGPVDLARYVFNPQAAAALKRLVRNFSPDVAHLHIYYGQLTASILPVLRQAGVPIVQTLHEYKLICPTYSLFNDGQVCERCPKGGFYQATITRCNRKSLARSALSTVESYVSRWLGNIDRVDHFIAVSDFVRQKMVEYGIAPDRITTVHNFIDCGSIPTSHAPGDYVLYLGRLERIKGLDTLLEAVAPLRHVRVLLVGDGADRDRLAREIEVRELTHVEMLGYRAGPELEALISGAICTVSPSECYETFGLTLIESFARARPVITSGMGGMAEVVADGIDGLVFEPGHAESLRQAIEWMVAHREEAAEMGRAGRAKVEAQFSASVHFEKLAQVYRGVGVAL, encoded by the coding sequence ATGAAGTCCACGGGCATTCGTGTCGCCAACATCAACCAGATCCACTTCCTGCGTGGTGGTGTCGATCGGTATTTCTTCGCGTTGAGCGATCTGCTCACGCATCGTGGCCATGAGGTTGCGCCGTTCTGCGCCGCGCATCCGCAAAATGAACCCAGCGACTGGTCGGATTACTTCCCCGCTGCGGTCGATTTCAATCGGCCGGGGCCGGTCGACCTGGCGCGCTATGTGTTCAATCCCCAGGCGGCGGCCGCCTTGAAGCGTCTTGTCCGGAACTTCTCGCCCGATGTGGCACATCTGCACATCTACTATGGGCAGCTGACCGCATCGATCCTTCCGGTCTTGCGGCAGGCGGGCGTCCCGATCGTGCAGACCCTGCATGAGTACAAACTCATTTGCCCCACCTACTCGCTGTTCAACGACGGGCAGGTGTGCGAACGGTGTCCCAAGGGGGGGTTCTATCAGGCCACGATCACGCGCTGCAATCGCAAGTCACTGGCCCGATCCGCGCTCAGTACGGTCGAGAGCTATGTGTCCCGGTGGCTCGGCAACATCGATCGTGTCGATCATTTCATCGCGGTGAGCGATTTCGTCAGACAGAAGATGGTCGAGTACGGCATCGCTCCGGACCGGATCACGACGGTCCACAACTTCATCGATTGCGGTTCCATCCCGACGTCCCATGCGCCGGGCGACTACGTGCTGTATCTGGGGCGTCTCGAGAGGATCAAGGGGCTCGACACCTTGCTCGAGGCGGTGGCGCCCCTGCGGCATGTGCGGGTCCTCCTGGTGGGCGACGGTGCCGATCGCGATCGGCTGGCTCGCGAGATCGAGGTGCGCGAACTCACGCACGTGGAAATGCTGGGCTATCGCGCCGGCCCGGAGCTGGAGGCGCTGATTTCGGGGGCGATCTGCACGGTGTCTCCGTCCGAATGCTATGAAACCTTCGGGCTGACCCTCATCGAATCGTTCGCACGCGCTCGCCCCGTGATCACCAGCGGCATGGGCGGGATGGCGGAGGTCGTTGCGGACGGAATCGATGGGCTGGTGTTTGAGCCGGGTCATGCCGAGTCGTTGCGCCAGGCCATCGAATGGATGGTCGCGCATCGCGAAGAGGCGGCGGAAATGGGCCGGGCGGGCCGCGCGAAGGTCGAGGCGCAGTTCAGCGCCTCGGTGCATTTCGAGAAATTGGCGCAGGTCTATCGAGGCGTGGGGGTGGCGTTATGA
- a CDS encoding EpsD family peptidyl-prolyl cis-trans isomerase, producing the protein MTDSGFIFRLASTVALSLTLAACGSGSDSKGATQVAAKVNSGEITVHQVNAMLARTPNIKPDQVEKATELALSRLVDQELLVQRAKEKKLDRDPRVLQAIEAAQRDILARSYMEQYTATADKPTATEMRSFFDANPALFAERRIYNLQELNITLEPGQMDDLRKTVSEAKSLNEIVSWLREHNIQFKAGGGVRAAEQLPMEALPRFAKMKDGQIGLVQTRTGVLAIYLAGSRPAPLDFDKATPFIERFLLNRKRAEMAQAEMKRLRDTAQIAYMGNFKAAEVAPAESHAAALATESGGSAVSAAGAVDAEAMQKGLSGLK; encoded by the coding sequence ATGACTGATTCCGGCTTCATCTTCCGCCTGGCGTCTACCGTCGCCCTGTCACTCACGCTCGCCGCCTGTGGCAGTGGTTCCGACAGCAAGGGCGCGACCCAGGTGGCCGCCAAGGTCAATTCGGGTGAAATCACGGTTCATCAGGTCAATGCGATGCTGGCGCGCACGCCCAACATCAAGCCGGACCAGGTGGAAAAGGCCACCGAGCTGGCCTTGTCGCGCCTCGTCGATCAAGAACTGCTCGTCCAGCGCGCCAAGGAGAAGAAGCTCGACCGGGATCCGCGCGTGCTGCAGGCCATCGAGGCGGCGCAGCGCGACATTCTCGCCCGCAGCTACATGGAGCAATACACGGCGACCGCCGACAAGCCCACCGCCACCGAGATGCGCAGCTTCTTCGACGCCAACCCGGCGCTGTTCGCCGAACGGCGCATCTACAACCTGCAGGAGCTGAACATCACGCTCGAGCCGGGGCAGATGGACGATTTGCGCAAGACCGTCTCGGAGGCCAAATCACTCAACGAAATCGTGAGCTGGCTGCGTGAGCACAATATCCAGTTCAAGGCCGGCGGCGGTGTGCGTGCGGCAGAACAGCTGCCCATGGAGGCGCTGCCGCGTTTTGCGAAGATGAAGGACGGCCAGATCGGTCTGGTGCAGACCCGTACCGGCGTGCTCGCCATCTATCTGGCCGGTTCGCGCCCGGCGCCACTGGATTTCGACAAGGCGACCCCGTTCATCGAACGTTTCCTGCTCAACCGCAAGCGTGCCGAAATGGCGCAGGCTGAAATGAAGCGTCTGCGGGACACCGCGCAGATCGCCTACATGGGCAACTTCAAAGCGGCCGAGGTCGCTCCCGCCGAATCGCATGCGGCTGCCCTGGCGACCGAGAGCGGCGGCAGTGCCGTATCCGCGGCCGGAGCTGTCGATGCCGAGGCCATGCAGAAGGGCCTCAGTGGGCTGAAGTGA
- the xrtB gene encoding exosortase B encodes MQTVSAQSSSTAHSFGIQADGWWPWIIVALGASVMYLPSFYDLFAGIWSTDQQGHGPIVLAISIWLLYRKWPQMMAASEGGAPSRAGWPVLVFGLLLFVVGRSQDILLFEIGSVIWVLVAVLLLMCGGRAVKAVWFPLFFMLFMIPLPGAFVDAMTMPMKMAVSYVAEHVLYAAGYPIARTGVVLQIGPYQLLVADACAGLHTLFTLEALGLLYLNLVRHESVARNLTLALLIVPISFTANVIRVMALTLITYHLGDEAGQGFLHGFAGMVLFLTALLLIIGVDSLIRLVVARSRNTAD; translated from the coding sequence GTGCAGACCGTGAGCGCTCAATCGTCATCCACCGCCCACAGTTTTGGGATTCAAGCCGATGGGTGGTGGCCCTGGATCATCGTCGCACTGGGCGCATCGGTCATGTACCTGCCCAGCTTCTACGATCTGTTTGCCGGGATCTGGAGCACGGACCAACAAGGCCATGGCCCCATCGTGTTGGCGATCTCGATCTGGCTCCTCTATCGCAAGTGGCCGCAGATGATGGCGGCCAGCGAGGGGGGTGCCCCCTCGCGGGCCGGCTGGCCGGTCCTCGTGTTCGGCCTGCTGCTGTTCGTTGTCGGGCGCTCCCAGGACATCCTGTTGTTCGAGATCGGTTCGGTGATCTGGGTGCTGGTCGCAGTGCTCTTGCTGATGTGCGGCGGGCGGGCCGTAAAGGCCGTGTGGTTCCCCCTGTTCTTCATGCTCTTCATGATTCCGCTTCCAGGCGCCTTCGTTGACGCCATGACGATGCCCATGAAAATGGCGGTGTCATATGTCGCGGAGCATGTCTTATACGCGGCGGGCTATCCCATCGCGCGTACCGGTGTCGTATTGCAGATCGGCCCCTACCAGCTGCTCGTCGCGGATGCATGCGCCGGCTTGCACACCCTGTTCACTCTCGAGGCGCTCGGGTTGTTGTATCTCAATCTCGTCCGCCATGAGTCGGTGGCGAGGAATCTGACGCTGGCGCTGTTGATCGTCCCGATTTCCTTTACCGCGAACGTGATTCGTGTCATGGCCCTGACGTTGATCACCTATCACCTGGGGGATGAGGCCGGGCAGGGGTTTCTCCATGGATTCGCGGGGATGGTGCTGTTTCTGACGGCCTTGTTGCTGATTATCGGGGTCGACTCCCTGATTCGCCTCGTCGTCGCACGCTCACGAAATACGGCAGATTGA
- the epsG gene encoding chain length determinant protein tyrosine kinase EpsG — protein MSAIDQFAEHKTGRDRSIGAILIDAGKIKAADAEHVLRLQQDEGLRFGDAAKKLGLISDDDIAQALSRQFDYPYLTWGESRVAAEVVAAYNPFSAPVEALRALRSQLMLRWFDAEAEHKTLAITSPGRGEGRSWLTANLGVVFSQLGERTLIIDADLRHPRQHLLFGAENRSGLSAVLSGRGATDAVQRVPALLDLSLLPAGAVPPNPQELLARPAFAQLLQHLSADFDVILIDTPAGAQFADGQTVAVRASGALVVAQKNASRLGLLRSYADMLRQATASVVGTVLVER, from the coding sequence GTGAGCGCCATCGACCAATTCGCCGAGCACAAGACGGGGCGCGACCGCTCCATCGGCGCCATCCTCATCGACGCGGGCAAGATCAAGGCCGCCGATGCCGAGCACGTCCTGCGCCTGCAGCAGGACGAGGGCCTGCGCTTTGGCGACGCCGCCAAGAAGCTCGGCCTGATCAGTGACGATGATATCGCCCAGGCCCTGTCGCGCCAGTTCGACTACCCCTACCTCACCTGGGGCGAAAGCCGGGTCGCGGCCGAAGTGGTGGCCGCCTACAACCCGTTCTCGGCCCCGGTCGAAGCCCTGCGCGCACTGCGCAGCCAGCTGATGCTGCGCTGGTTCGACGCCGAAGCCGAGCACAAGACGCTCGCCATCACCAGCCCCGGTCGCGGGGAAGGGCGCTCCTGGCTCACCGCCAACCTGGGCGTGGTGTTCTCCCAGCTCGGCGAGCGCACCCTCATCATCGACGCCGACCTGCGTCACCCGCGCCAGCATCTGCTGTTCGGCGCCGAAAACCGCAGCGGCCTCTCTGCCGTGCTGTCCGGGCGGGGGGCCACCGACGCCGTGCAACGGGTGCCGGCGCTGCTCGACCTGTCGTTGCTGCCCGCCGGTGCGGTGCCCCCCAATCCACAGGAGCTGCTGGCTCGGCCGGCTTTCGCACAACTGCTCCAGCACCTCAGTGCCGATTTCGACGTGATCCTCATCGACACGCCCGCCGGGGCACAGTTCGCCGATGGCCAGACCGTCGCCGTGCGTGCCAGTGGCGCCCTGGTGGTCGCCCAGAAGAATGCCAGCCGCCTTGGCCTGCTGCGCAGCTACGCCGACATGCTGCGGCAGGCGACGGCCTCCGTGGTCGGAACAGTCCTGGTCGAACGCTGA
- a CDS encoding glycosyltransferase family 2 protein, with protein MSVRDRHESESAGVVSVIVAAYNCASMIDMALTSVSQQTYSNIELVVVDDCSNDGTFDVAARFDTAVPIRVLRQSANGGPSAARNRAIEAASGRWVAQLDGDDWFARERIDTLVRMALRHDADIVLDDQLVVAHDSLQPVSRRFTDKAVPWRVPRLISAEELIRYDLGSLKPLVSMALLESTGIRYPEDIKYGEDFEFLLKLMLAGARVLVVPSPLYRLRRGNTGSLTTQKQGLYRQLAEVVDRLMVLEDVDAAPEIMAALKARRRYIARLALVDQLADAVRKREWRQIVGAMRSPWRLVCAVVHRMQLYTRKRWFRMCDRETWRGAYELPAPKNG; from the coding sequence ATGAGCGTACGCGACCGACACGAAAGCGAGTCCGCGGGCGTGGTGTCGGTCATCGTGGCCGCATACAACTGCGCCTCCATGATCGACATGGCACTGACGTCGGTCTCGCAGCAGACGTATTCGAACATTGAGCTGGTCGTTGTGGATGATTGTTCCAACGACGGGACCTTCGATGTGGCGGCCCGCTTCGATACCGCCGTGCCGATCCGGGTCTTGCGTCAGTCGGCGAACGGCGGCCCCAGCGCCGCGCGCAATCGTGCGATCGAGGCGGCCTCCGGGCGTTGGGTGGCCCAACTCGATGGTGATGACTGGTTCGCGCGGGAGCGGATCGACACGCTGGTGCGCATGGCCTTGCGACACGACGCGGATATCGTGCTCGATGATCAGCTGGTCGTCGCCCATGATTCCCTCCAGCCCGTGTCGCGCCGGTTCACCGACAAAGCCGTTCCCTGGCGTGTTCCGCGGCTGATCAGCGCCGAAGAGTTGATTCGCTACGACCTGGGGTCGCTGAAACCGCTTGTCAGCATGGCGCTGCTCGAATCGACCGGAATTCGTTATCCCGAGGACATCAAGTACGGCGAGGATTTCGAATTTCTCCTGAAGCTGATGTTGGCGGGTGCGCGGGTGCTGGTCGTGCCTTCGCCCCTCTACCGGTTGCGGCGGGGGAATACCGGTTCATTGACGACCCAGAAGCAGGGGCTCTACCGACAGCTCGCCGAGGTCGTCGATCGTCTCATGGTGCTCGAGGACGTCGACGCTGCGCCCGAGATCATGGCCGCGCTCAAAGCGCGGCGACGGTATATCGCCCGGCTGGCACTCGTGGACCAACTGGCCGACGCGGTGCGCAAGCGCGAGTGGCGCCAGATCGTCGGGGCGATGCGCTCGCCGTGGCGTCTTGTCTGCGCGGTGGTGCACCGCATGCAGCTCTATACCCGCAAGCGCTGGTTCCGGATGTGTGATCGGGAAACGTGGCGCGGGGCCTATGAGCTGCCTGCGCCCAAGAATGGTTGA
- the pepA gene encoding flocculation-associated PEP-CTERM protein PepA, translating to MSSLTRMLFALLAASAASSALADTNWVGSADYSQAPSGASVGEVVAPFDTYDFARGAVLLEPEPNGGADPVVYNGWFQSYVTNHQFGGTLATAVGLNRDYELTIAGSFREELSSLQPGLFTLTGGSVTLYFDNAVDRSFAADTGFDDGDALITGTIVGGSGALFDIGGRGVGFTDLSIRIDTVDANVFAPATIKSGTSIFTLRLNDATDETFLSGVDSVLGHAYDAGDVRLAADGYLALQVPEPGQYAMLLAGLGAIGMIRRRRLG from the coding sequence ATGTCTTCACTGACCAGGATGCTGTTTGCGTTGCTGGCCGCGAGCGCGGCATCGAGTGCCTTGGCCGACACCAACTGGGTCGGTAGCGCCGATTATTCTCAGGCGCCGAGCGGGGCGTCCGTCGGCGAGGTCGTCGCGCCCTTCGATACCTACGACTTCGCCCGCGGGGCCGTGCTCCTCGAGCCCGAGCCCAATGGTGGCGCCGATCCGGTGGTCTACAACGGCTGGTTCCAGTCCTACGTCACCAATCATCAGTTCGGCGGCACGCTCGCCACCGCGGTAGGACTGAACCGCGATTACGAGCTGACCATCGCCGGTTCGTTTCGTGAAGAGCTCAGCTCGCTGCAGCCCGGGTTGTTTACGCTCACCGGCGGCAGCGTCACGCTCTACTTCGACAACGCGGTCGATCGCAGCTTCGCCGCCGATACCGGTTTCGACGATGGCGATGCGCTGATCACCGGGACCATCGTCGGTGGCAGTGGCGCCCTGTTCGACATTGGCGGCCGCGGTGTCGGTTTCACCGACCTGAGCATTCGCATCGACACCGTCGATGCCAACGTGTTTGCGCCCGCCACCATCAAGAGCGGCACGAGCATCTTCACCTTGCGTCTGAACGATGCCACCGACGAGACCTTCCTGTCGGGTGTCGACTCCGTGCTGGGGCATGCCTACGATGCGGGTGACGTTCGTCTGGCTGCGGATGGCTATCTGGCGCTTCAGGTGCCGGAGCCCGGGCAGTACGCGATGTTGCTGGCGGGGCTGGGCGCGATCGGTATGATTCGCCGTCGCCGCCTCGGCTGA
- the epsI gene encoding exosortase-associated protein EpsI, B-type, whose protein sequence is MFQQSGRPNSRMKAFFIALLMVVSAAFGAQLKPSVFLADLRPGTSLGELVPKQFGDWKVEPQAPQLVNPQSRELIDKLYVETVSRTYTNSHGQRVMLAIAYGRDQRDSLALHRPDVCYPAQGFVIRNKHDDVLKSRFGDIPVRRLFTGLDGRRFEPVTYWTTVGDHVVRHGYEKKLVEMEYAAKGLIPDGLLFRVSTISQDPDQAYALSDRFTRDLLHAVDPKVLPRLAGFEPAAKSR, encoded by the coding sequence ATGTTCCAGCAATCCGGGCGTCCCAACTCCAGGATGAAGGCCTTTTTCATTGCGTTGCTGATGGTCGTGTCGGCCGCGTTCGGCGCGCAATTGAAACCGAGTGTCTTTCTTGCCGACCTGCGACCGGGCACCTCATTGGGTGAACTCGTCCCCAAGCAGTTCGGCGATTGGAAGGTCGAACCGCAGGCGCCACAACTGGTAAACCCCCAGTCGCGGGAGCTCATTGACAAACTCTATGTCGAGACCGTGTCCCGGACATACACGAACAGTCATGGCCAACGCGTCATGCTGGCCATCGCCTACGGACGTGACCAGCGCGATTCGCTTGCCCTACACCGACCGGATGTCTGCTATCCGGCTCAGGGATTCGTCATCAGGAACAAGCACGACGATGTGTTGAAAAGCCGCTTCGGCGACATCCCCGTGCGTCGTCTGTTCACCGGTCTGGACGGTCGACGCTTCGAACCGGTGACCTACTGGACCACGGTGGGTGACCATGTCGTGAGGCACGGGTATGAAAAGAAGCTGGTCGAAATGGAGTACGCCGCCAAGGGGTTGATTCCCGACGGATTGCTGTTTCGCGTATCGACCATCAGCCAGGATCCCGATCAGGCCTACGCGCTCAGCGATCGATTTACACGTGATCTGCTGCATGCGGTGGATCCCAAGGTCCTGCCGCGTCTGGCGGGCTTTGAACCGGCAGCCAAATCGCGCTAG
- the epsL gene encoding XrtB/PEP-CTERM-associated polysaccharide biosynthesis outer membrane protein EpsL: MKGRRAPGRDHRCAYVIFCAALAFGAGPVHAEDPADALNVYISQSFQHDDNIYRLPDGVRPFGNGQRGDTISVTSLSAVFDRVYGRQRLHASADLSRAGFAEWSDLDYTTKGAAAGWDWRVGPRWTGTLQVDQKEVARDFADVQTNRRETSINRQRTFKASASYWWHPDWAVGMGWERYNSAYSDRASERADYRASIPEISLTYRPESGNRLSLSARFTDGEYPNRVLTATADEGFRQSDVRMSGRWRLTGLSVLSGYLGYTRRTYRNLSIRNFSGMTGRLQYDWTITGKVSLRSTVRREIGARQDLIDNFVVTKAVSLEPSWAATSRIAVHGKWEWRKRDFGGDPGIVVSAPSQDEKTRTLRLSVSYLVRDYLSLSLSHTRNSRTSDQPNKEYDARVSSLTAQLSF; encoded by the coding sequence GTGAAGGGCCGGCGCGCGCCCGGGCGCGACCACCGTTGCGCTTACGTCATCTTTTGCGCCGCGTTGGCGTTCGGGGCGGGCCCGGTCCATGCCGAGGATCCGGCCGATGCATTGAACGTTTATATCAGCCAGTCGTTTCAGCACGACGACAACATCTATCGCCTTCCCGACGGGGTGCGTCCGTTCGGGAATGGCCAGCGCGGCGATACGATCAGCGTGACCTCCTTGTCGGCCGTGTTCGACCGGGTCTATGGCCGGCAGCGGTTGCACGCATCGGCTGACCTGAGCCGCGCCGGATTCGCCGAATGGAGCGATCTGGATTACACCACCAAGGGGGCCGCGGCCGGCTGGGACTGGCGCGTCGGGCCGCGCTGGACCGGTACCCTCCAGGTCGACCAAAAAGAGGTGGCGCGCGACTTTGCCGATGTGCAGACCAATCGGCGCGAGACCAGCATCAACCGGCAGCGCACCTTCAAGGCGTCGGCCAGCTACTGGTGGCATCCCGACTGGGCCGTCGGCATGGGATGGGAGCGGTACAACTCGGCATATTCCGACCGGGCGTCGGAGCGGGCGGATTATCGTGCGAGCATTCCCGAAATCAGCCTCACCTATCGCCCCGAGTCGGGCAACCGGCTGTCCCTGTCGGCACGTTTCACCGACGGCGAGTATCCGAACCGCGTGCTCACCGCGACGGCGGACGAGGGCTTTCGTCAGTCCGACGTGCGCATGAGCGGACGCTGGCGGCTCACCGGCCTGTCGGTGCTCTCGGGCTACCTGGGTTATACCCGTCGCACCTACCGGAACCTGAGCATCCGCAACTTCAGCGGCATGACGGGGCGGCTTCAGTACGACTGGACGATTACCGGCAAGGTGAGTCTGCGCAGCACCGTTCGACGGGAAATCGGGGCGCGCCAGGATCTGATCGACAACTTCGTCGTCACCAAGGCGGTGTCGCTCGAGCCGAGCTGGGCGGCCACCAGCCGGATCGCCGTGCATGGCAAGTGGGAATGGCGCAAGCGCGACTTTGGCGGTGATCCGGGGATCGTCGTCAGTGCGCCTTCTCAGGACGAAAAGACGCGAACCCTGCGCCTGTCCGTCTCCTACTTGGTTCGCGACTACCTCAGTCTCAGCCTGTCCCATACACGCAATTCACGCACGAGCGATCAACCGAACAAGGAATATGATGCCCGGGTCAGCTCGCTCACGGCGCAGCTGAGTTTCTGA
- the epsF gene encoding chain length determinant protein EpsF has product MTLQQFLLILRARMWVVILTLLVVVGTAVAVSLILPKQYTATTSLVVDAKTNDPLTGGLLPAQMIPGYMATQVDIINSDRVAQRVVTQLKLTEAPSVQSDWRESTDGEGSVTVWLANRMKESLDVEPSRESNVINVSFTGADPKFAAALTNAWAQAYIDTSLELKVEPARQYAKWFDGKNAELRADLEAAQKRLSDYQQKQGIVATDERLDVENARLAELSSQLSAIQAQRVDSDSRRAQSGNADALPEVMQNGLIQNLKADLARQEATRDQLAGRYGSNHPELAKANAEISALRQRIADETRRVVRALGTNSRVDAQREAEIKASLEAQKKKVLALKAERDQINVLARDVENAQRAYDLVTQRLAQTNLESQTQQTNVVVLTPAVPPLKPSSPKIVLNTALAIFLGLLLGLGAALLLEMMDPRVRGVEDLVQMAGVPVLGVVPSGGKLKLVAAA; this is encoded by the coding sequence ATGACGCTGCAACAATTCCTCCTGATCCTCCGCGCCCGGATGTGGGTCGTTATCCTGACCCTGCTCGTGGTCGTGGGTACCGCCGTGGCGGTGAGCTTGATCCTGCCCAAGCAATACACCGCCACCACCTCGCTGGTGGTCGACGCCAAGACCAACGATCCGCTGACCGGTGGTCTGCTGCCGGCACAGATGATCCCGGGCTACATGGCCACTCAGGTCGATATCATCAACTCCGATCGTGTGGCCCAGCGGGTCGTCACTCAGCTCAAGCTCACCGAAGCGCCATCGGTGCAGTCCGATTGGCGCGAAAGCACCGACGGCGAGGGTTCCGTCACGGTGTGGCTGGCCAATCGCATGAAGGAGAGTCTCGATGTCGAGCCCTCGCGCGAGAGCAACGTCATCAACGTTTCCTTTACCGGCGCCGATCCCAAGTTCGCGGCGGCGCTGACCAACGCCTGGGCACAGGCCTACATCGATACCAGCCTGGAGCTGAAGGTCGAGCCCGCCCGCCAGTACGCCAAGTGGTTCGATGGCAAGAATGCGGAGTTGCGGGCCGATCTCGAGGCCGCGCAGAAGCGCCTGTCGGACTACCAGCAGAAGCAGGGGATCGTCGCCACCGACGAGCGACTCGACGTGGAGAACGCGCGACTGGCCGAGTTGTCGTCGCAGTTGTCGGCCATCCAGGCGCAGCGGGTCGACAGCGACTCGCGCCGTGCCCAGTCGGGCAACGCCGATGCCTTGCCCGAGGTGATGCAGAACGGCCTCATCCAGAACCTGAAGGCCGATCTGGCCCGCCAGGAGGCCACCCGCGACCAGTTGGCCGGGCGCTATGGCAGCAACCACCCCGAGCTGGCCAAGGCCAATGCCGAGATCTCCGCATTGCGCCAGCGTATCGCGGACGAAACCCGGCGCGTGGTGCGTGCCCTGGGGACCAACTCCCGTGTCGATGCGCAGCGCGAAGCCGAGATCAAGGCGTCGCTCGAGGCGCAGAAGAAGAAGGTGCTCGCCCTCAAGGCCGAGCGTGATCAGATCAACGTGCTGGCGCGTGATGTGGAAAACGCCCAGCGGGCCTATGACCTCGTCACCCAGCGTCTGGCGCAGACCAATCTGGAGAGCCAGACCCAGCAGACCAATGTCGTGGTGCTGACCCCGGCGGTGCCGCCGCTCAAGCCGTCGAGCCCGAAAATCGTGCTCAACACCGCGCTGGCCATCTTCCTCGGGCTGTTGCTCGGGCTGGGCGCCGCGTTGTTGCTGGAGATGATGGACCCGCGGGTGCGCGGCGTCGAAGATCTGGTCCAGATGGCCGGCGTGCCGGTCCTGGGCGTCGTGCCCTCGGGCGGAAAACTCAAGCTGGTGGCCGCTGCATGA